In a genomic window of Paraburkholderia phenazinium:
- a CDS encoding LysR substrate-binding domain-containing protein — translation MNKTPNLADLRVFCAVARHASFSATAELLGVSPAFVSKRVAMLEADLGTRLLHRSTRRVTITEAGAQVFAWAEKILDDVEHLVEDVSTARRTPSGTLRISSSFGFGRHVVAPAVARLSAAYPQLNVRLDLFDRIVDVAAEGFDLDVRIGDDIAPHLIARKLASNHRVLCAAPAYLERHGKPRELGDLAAHRCLVIKERDHPFGVWRLTVNGKELQLKVTGPLSTNHGEIAVQWAVAGYGIVLRSIWDVAPLLANGTLVQVLPQASQPANVWAVYPERRASSAKVRACVDFLVEEFKGWNGEAG, via the coding sequence GTGAATAAAACTCCCAATCTCGCCGACCTGCGCGTGTTTTGCGCGGTGGCCCGGCACGCCAGTTTCAGCGCGACGGCCGAGCTGCTGGGCGTGTCGCCCGCCTTTGTCAGCAAGCGCGTCGCGATGCTCGAAGCGGACCTCGGCACGCGCTTGCTGCATCGCTCCACCCGCCGCGTGACGATCACCGAGGCGGGCGCGCAGGTGTTCGCGTGGGCCGAGAAGATTCTCGACGACGTCGAGCATCTGGTGGAAGACGTGTCCACCGCTCGCCGCACACCGAGCGGCACGCTGCGCATTTCCAGCAGCTTCGGCTTCGGCCGGCACGTGGTCGCGCCTGCGGTAGCGCGCTTGTCGGCGGCGTATCCGCAGTTGAACGTGCGGCTGGATCTGTTCGACCGGATCGTCGATGTGGCGGCCGAAGGCTTCGATCTGGACGTGCGGATCGGCGACGACATCGCACCGCATCTGATTGCGCGCAAGCTGGCGTCGAATCATCGCGTGCTGTGCGCGGCGCCGGCGTATCTGGAGCGTCATGGCAAGCCGCGCGAGTTGGGCGACCTCGCGGCGCATCGTTGCCTCGTCATCAAGGAGCGCGATCACCCGTTCGGCGTGTGGCGGCTGACGGTCAACGGCAAGGAGTTGCAGTTGAAGGTCACCGGGCCGCTGTCGACCAATCACGGTGAGATTGCCGTGCAATGGGCGGTGGCTGGTTACGGCATCGTGCTGCGCTCGATCTGGGACGTGGCACCGCTGCTGGCGAACGGCACCTTGGTGCAGGTGTTGCCGCAGGCGTCGCAGCCGGCCAACGTATGGGCGGTCTACCCGGAGCGACGTGCGAGTTCGGCGAAAGTGCGGGCCTGTGTGGACTTTCTGGTGGAGGAGTTCAAGGGGTGGAACGGCGAGGCGGGATGA
- a CDS encoding 2OG-Fe(II) oxygenase: MNTVLKPLPGREPIMDTTGVATEAPRAEMTQRVDAIDWYTVEDDLNQHGSAMLRGLLSGQECDALAALYAQDALYRSRVVMARHGFGRGEYKYFGYPLPNLVDTLRTSVYPHLVPVANRWNQIMRIDVRYPDQHAEFIQRCHDAGQIRPTPLMLQYTKDDYNCLHQDLYGEHVFPLQLAILLSEPGQDFTGGEFVMTEQRPRMQSRVEVVPLTKGDAVVFAVHHRPVQGTRGSYRVNLRHGVSRLHSGHRHTLGVIFHDAS; the protein is encoded by the coding sequence ATGAATACCGTATTGAAGCCCCTTCCCGGCCGCGAGCCCATCATGGACACCACAGGCGTTGCGACCGAAGCCCCTCGCGCAGAAATGACGCAACGCGTCGACGCGATAGATTGGTACACGGTCGAAGACGACCTGAACCAGCACGGCAGCGCGATGCTGCGCGGTCTCCTGTCGGGGCAGGAATGCGACGCGCTCGCCGCGCTCTATGCACAGGACGCGTTGTATCGCAGCCGCGTCGTGATGGCGCGGCACGGCTTTGGCCGCGGCGAATACAAATACTTCGGCTATCCGCTGCCGAATCTCGTCGATACGCTGCGGACCTCCGTCTATCCACATCTCGTGCCGGTGGCGAACCGTTGGAATCAGATCATGCGTATCGACGTGCGTTATCCGGACCAGCACGCCGAGTTCATCCAGCGCTGCCACGACGCCGGTCAGATCCGGCCGACGCCGCTTATGCTGCAGTACACCAAAGACGACTACAACTGCCTGCATCAGGATCTGTACGGCGAACATGTGTTTCCACTGCAGCTCGCCATATTGCTGTCGGAGCCGGGGCAGGACTTCACGGGTGGCGAGTTCGTGATGACCGAGCAGCGGCCGCGCATGCAATCGCGCGTGGAAGTTGTGCCGCTGACCAAAGGCGACGCCGTGGTGTTTGCCGTTCATCACCGGCCCGTGCAAGGCACACGCGGCAGTTATCGGGTCAATTTGCGGCACGGTGTCAGCCGGCTGCACTCGGGCCATCGGCACACACTGGGCGTGATCTTTCACGACGCGTCGTAA
- a CDS encoding FAS1-like dehydratase domain-containing protein gives MSASTQNLDAWLDKQDVVKDNITAFPLQAMAATLDWNEAGDLVPPLWHWLYFLPISPLAEAGPDGHPKRGAFLPPVPLPRRMWAGGRLTFHMPLKVGERAVRTSTIANIEDKTGRSGRLVFVTVQHTVEVAGELRIEEEHDIVYRDAPHPDAPPPKAAPAPEGETWRRTVHADPLLLFRYSALTFNGHRIHYDYPYVTEVEGYPDLIVHGPLIATLLVDLVRRELPEATLQSFAFKAVRPTFANRPLTVCGKPSEDGKTIDLWAKDHEGYLTMRATAALA, from the coding sequence ATGTCTGCTTCCACCCAGAATCTCGACGCCTGGCTCGACAAACAGGACGTGGTCAAAGACAACATCACGGCTTTTCCGTTGCAGGCAATGGCGGCGACGCTGGACTGGAACGAAGCGGGCGATCTCGTGCCGCCGCTATGGCACTGGCTGTACTTCCTGCCCATTTCGCCTCTCGCGGAGGCCGGGCCGGACGGGCACCCGAAGCGCGGCGCGTTCCTGCCGCCGGTGCCGCTGCCGCGCCGCATGTGGGCCGGCGGCCGCCTCACATTTCATATGCCGCTGAAGGTGGGCGAGCGCGCCGTCCGCACTTCGACGATTGCGAATATCGAGGACAAAACCGGTCGCTCGGGCCGCCTCGTGTTCGTCACCGTGCAGCACACCGTTGAAGTTGCCGGCGAACTGAGGATCGAGGAAGAGCACGACATTGTCTATCGCGACGCGCCGCATCCCGACGCGCCGCCGCCGAAAGCGGCCCCGGCGCCGGAAGGCGAAACGTGGCGCCGCACCGTTCATGCCGACCCCTTGCTGCTGTTCCGCTACTCGGCGCTGACCTTCAACGGCCATCGCATCCACTACGACTATCCGTACGTGACCGAGGTCGAGGGTTATCCGGATCTGATTGTGCATGGTCCGCTGATTGCAACGCTGCTGGTCGACCTCGTGCGCCGCGAATTGCCCGAGGCCACACTGCAAAGCTTCGCCTTCAAGGCGGTGCGTCCCACCTTCGCCAACCGGCCGCTCACGGTGTGCGGCAAGCCGTCTGAGGACGGCAAGACCATCGACCTGTGGGCCAAAGACCACGAGGGCTATCTGACGATGCGTGCCACTGCCGCGCTGGCCTGA
- a CDS encoding acyl-CoA dehydrogenase family protein, with protein MQTTQQDSFQDIREAVRDLCQQFSGEYFRKIDEARGYPEAFVDALTKAGWLAALIPQEYGGSGLGLTEASVIMEEINRAGGNSGACHGQMYNMGTLLRHGSAEQKRKYLPQIASGELRLQSMGVTEPSTGTDTTKIKTTAERRGDRYVINGQKVWISRVLHSDLMILLARTTPLADVKKKSEGMSIFIVDLREAIGHGLTVQPILNMVNHETSELFFDNLEIPAENLIGEEGQGFKYILDGLNAERTLIAAECIGDGYWFVDKVSAYVKERVVFGRPIGQNQGVQFPIARSFINVEAASLMRFEAARRFDAHEPCGAQANMAKLLAADASWEAANACLQFHGGFGFACEYDVERKFRETRLYQVAPISTNLILSYVAEHILGLPRSF; from the coding sequence ATGCAAACGACGCAACAGGATTCTTTCCAGGACATTCGCGAAGCCGTTCGCGATCTGTGCCAGCAGTTTTCCGGCGAATACTTTCGCAAGATCGACGAAGCGCGTGGCTATCCCGAAGCCTTTGTCGATGCGCTGACCAAAGCGGGCTGGCTCGCTGCATTGATCCCGCAGGAATACGGCGGCTCGGGACTCGGCCTGACCGAAGCCTCGGTCATCATGGAGGAAATCAATCGCGCGGGCGGCAATTCGGGCGCGTGCCACGGCCAGATGTACAACATGGGCACGCTGCTGCGGCACGGTTCGGCTGAACAGAAACGCAAGTACCTGCCGCAGATCGCGAGCGGCGAATTGCGTCTGCAGTCGATGGGCGTGACCGAACCCAGCACCGGCACGGACACAACGAAGATCAAGACTACCGCCGAGCGCCGTGGCGACCGTTACGTGATCAACGGTCAGAAGGTATGGATCTCGCGCGTGCTGCACTCGGACCTGATGATCCTGCTGGCGCGCACCACGCCGCTCGCCGACGTGAAGAAAAAATCCGAAGGCATGTCGATCTTTATCGTCGATCTGCGCGAGGCGATCGGCCACGGCCTGACCGTGCAGCCAATCCTGAACATGGTCAATCACGAGACCAGCGAACTGTTCTTCGACAACCTGGAAATCCCCGCGGAAAACCTGATCGGCGAGGAAGGGCAGGGTTTCAAATACATCCTTGATGGACTGAACGCGGAACGCACGCTGATCGCGGCCGAGTGTATCGGAGATGGTTACTGGTTCGTGGACAAGGTGTCCGCGTATGTGAAAGAACGCGTCGTGTTTGGCCGTCCCATCGGGCAGAACCAGGGCGTGCAGTTTCCGATTGCGCGCTCGTTCATCAACGTCGAAGCGGCAAGCCTGATGCGTTTCGAAGCCGCGCGCCGCTTCGACGCCCACGAGCCGTGCGGCGCCCAGGCGAACATGGCGAAGCTGTTGGCCGCGGATGCGTCATGGGAGGCGGCCAACGCCTGTCTGCAATTCCACGGCGGCTTTGGCTTTGCGTGCGAATACGACGTGGAACGCAAGTTCCGCGAAACACGGCTGTATCAGGTTGCGCCGATTTCGACGAACCTGATCCTGTCGTACGTGGCCGAACATATTCTCGGCTTGCCGCGTTCGTTCTGA
- a CDS encoding CaiB/BaiF CoA transferase family protein — MRPLDGIKVVTLEHAIAAPFCTRQLADLGARVIKVERPGVGDFARGYDERVQGLSSHFVWTNRSKESLALDLKQPAAAKILDALVADADVLVQNLAPGAADRLGLSYEKLSERYPQLIVCDISGYGADGPYRDKKAYDLLIQSESGFLSITGSPGEPAKAGCSIADIAAGMYAYSNILSALLLRPRTGRGCRIDVSMLESMVEWMGYPLYYAIDGQTPPALSGAAHATIYPYGPFPAGDGKTVMLGLQNEREWKLFCDQVLVQPELATDPRFASNSKRTAAREALRGVIVEAFAPLTAAQVIERLEAAGIANAQMNTLSDVWVHPQLAARERWQEVDTPAGTIPALLPPGLPTSFEPRMDPVPALGEHTDAILRELGYDSAQIDALRAAGAI; from the coding sequence ATGAGACCTCTCGACGGTATCAAGGTCGTCACCCTGGAGCATGCCATTGCGGCGCCGTTCTGCACGCGTCAGCTCGCCGATCTCGGCGCTCGTGTGATCAAGGTGGAGCGTCCGGGCGTGGGCGATTTTGCGCGCGGCTACGATGAACGCGTGCAAGGTTTGTCGTCGCATTTCGTGTGGACCAATCGCTCGAAGGAAAGCCTCGCACTCGACCTGAAGCAGCCGGCGGCCGCGAAGATTCTCGACGCGCTGGTCGCCGACGCGGATGTGCTGGTGCAGAACCTCGCCCCGGGCGCAGCGGACCGGCTGGGTCTGAGCTACGAAAAGTTGAGCGAGAGGTATCCGCAACTGATCGTCTGCGATATTTCGGGCTACGGCGCGGACGGTCCGTATCGCGACAAGAAGGCCTATGACCTGCTGATTCAAAGCGAATCCGGTTTTCTGTCCATTACGGGTTCACCCGGTGAGCCGGCCAAGGCGGGTTGCTCGATCGCGGATATCGCGGCGGGCATGTACGCGTATTCGAACATCCTGAGCGCGTTGTTGCTGCGTCCGCGTACGGGACGGGGTTGCCGTATCGATGTGTCGATGCTGGAGAGTATGGTGGAGTGGATGGGGTATCCGCTTTACTACGCCATCGACGGCCAGACGCCGCCGGCACTTTCCGGCGCTGCGCACGCGACCATCTATCCGTATGGTCCGTTCCCCGCCGGCGATGGCAAGACGGTGATGCTCGGTCTGCAGAACGAGCGCGAATGGAAGCTGTTCTGCGATCAGGTACTCGTGCAACCCGAACTCGCGACCGATCCGCGCTTTGCCTCGAATTCCAAACGCACCGCGGCGCGCGAAGCGCTGCGCGGTGTGATTGTCGAGGCGTTTGCGCCGCTGACGGCGGCGCAGGTGATCGAACGGCTCGAGGCCGCGGGCATCGCCAATGCGCAAATGAATACGCTCAGTGACGTGTGGGTGCATCCGCAACTGGCGGCGCGCGAGCGCTGGCAGGAAGTCGACACGCCGGCCGGGACGATTCCGGCCTTGCTGCCGCCGGGTCTGCCCACGAGCTTCGAGCCGCGCATGGACCCGGTGCCGGCGCTCGGCGAGCATACCGACGCGATCCTGCGCGAACTCGGCTACGACAGTGCGCAGATCGATGCGCTGCGCGCAGCCGGCGCGATCTGA
- a CDS encoding MmgE/PrpD family protein, translated as MTDHPSLTLATFAAQLDFDAIPAAVVERTVNLYVDWLGSALAGKGARPVETIARFARQAGGGLPDDPCEILIDRSCTTPYFAAMVNGAASHFAEQDDVHNGSVFHPATVVFPVALALAQANRASGRDFIAAAVAGYEVGIRIGEFLGRSHYKVFHTTGTVGTVAAAATAGRLLGLTPMQMLDAFGSAGTQASGLWEFLRDAADSKQLHTAMAAANGLMSAQLAADGFKGATHILEGAQGMAAGMSSDADPARLVDRLGSRWAIAETSFKYHAACRHTHPAADALLAVIQQHRLAPRDIVKVTAHVHQGAIDVLGAVVTPRTVHQAKFNMGTVLGLVAYHGYAGVTEFEQGFDTDAIAAFRDKVEMAFDAEVDSAYPARWIGKVTVLTGDGRTLHGRVDEPKGDPGNTLSRDEIETKLRRLAAFSGAASDEEASRLLETAWQIASQARVESVFDAEVTA; from the coding sequence ATGACCGATCACCCAAGCCTCACGCTGGCAACCTTCGCCGCACAACTGGACTTCGACGCTATCCCTGCGGCGGTTGTCGAGCGCACCGTCAATCTGTATGTGGACTGGCTGGGCTCGGCGCTCGCCGGGAAGGGCGCGCGGCCCGTCGAGACGATTGCGCGCTTCGCGCGCCAGGCGGGCGGCGGGTTGCCGGATGACCCGTGCGAAATTCTGATCGACCGTAGCTGCACGACGCCGTATTTTGCCGCGATGGTGAACGGTGCCGCGTCGCATTTCGCCGAACAGGACGATGTGCACAACGGTTCGGTGTTCCATCCGGCGACGGTGGTGTTTCCCGTCGCGCTGGCGCTGGCGCAGGCGAACCGCGCGTCGGGGCGCGACTTCATCGCGGCGGCGGTGGCGGGTTACGAGGTGGGCATTCGCATCGGCGAGTTTCTCGGCCGTTCGCACTACAAGGTGTTCCACACCACCGGCACGGTCGGCACCGTGGCCGCCGCCGCGACCGCCGGGCGGCTGCTCGGCCTGACGCCCATGCAGATGCTGGACGCGTTCGGCTCGGCGGGCACGCAGGCGAGCGGCCTGTGGGAATTCCTGCGCGACGCCGCCGATTCGAAGCAACTGCATACGGCGATGGCCGCCGCCAACGGTCTGATGTCCGCCCAGCTCGCCGCGGACGGCTTCAAGGGCGCCACCCATATCCTCGAGGGCGCGCAGGGGATGGCGGCGGGCATGTCGAGCGACGCCGATCCCGCGCGCCTGGTCGATCGGCTCGGCAGCCGCTGGGCTATCGCCGAGACGTCGTTCAAGTACCACGCGGCCTGCCGCCACACTCATCCGGCGGCGGATGCGTTGCTCGCGGTGATCCAGCAACATCGTCTCGCGCCACGCGATATCGTGAAAGTGACGGCTCACGTGCATCAAGGCGCCATCGATGTGCTGGGTGCCGTGGTGACGCCGCGCACCGTGCATCAAGCGAAATTCAACATGGGTACCGTGCTGGGACTGGTCGCGTATCACGGCTATGCCGGCGTCACCGAGTTCGAGCAGGGCTTCGACACCGACGCGATTGCCGCCTTCCGCGACAAGGTGGAGATGGCCTTCGACGCCGAAGTGGACAGCGCCTATCCGGCCCGCTGGATCGGCAAGGTGACGGTGCTGACCGGCGACGGCCGCACGCTGCATGGCCGCGTCGACGAGCCGAAGGGCGATCCGGGCAATACGCTGTCGCGCGATGAAATCGAAACCAAGCTGCGGCGGCTGGCGGCGTTTTCCGGCGCCGCCTCGGACGAGGAAGCGTCGCGGTTGCTGGAGACGGCGTGGCAAATCGCGTCGCAGGCGCGTGTCGAATCCGTGTTCGATGCCGAGGTCACCGCATGA
- a CDS encoding HpcH/HpaI aldolase/citrate lyase family protein — MSAALPRSYLFVPGNRPERFEKARAAGADAVILDLEDAVQPDEKPAARAAVLAAADAARPAWVRINSSDTRWFADDIAALAGHPGIAGVVLPKAETQEHIAAVLAHAHAALSVLPIVETARGFANLAALCAASRVSRIVFGTLDFQIDLGIDGDGEELHLFRSQIVLASRLAGIGAPVDGVSTTITDADAIEAEARRGRRFGFGGKLCIHPKQIEAVHRAYAWSDAEQAWAARVLEAVAASHGAAVAVDGKMVDLPVILKARRIVGQS, encoded by the coding sequence ATGAGTGCCGCGCTGCCCCGTTCGTATCTGTTCGTGCCGGGCAACCGGCCGGAGCGCTTCGAGAAGGCGCGTGCGGCGGGCGCGGATGCGGTGATCCTCGACCTCGAGGACGCCGTGCAGCCCGACGAAAAGCCGGCCGCGCGCGCCGCCGTTCTAGCTGCGGCGGATGCGGCGCGACCGGCGTGGGTGCGCATCAACAGTTCCGATACCCGCTGGTTCGCCGACGACATCGCTGCGCTCGCCGGCCATCCTGGCATAGCGGGCGTGGTGTTGCCGAAGGCCGAAACGCAGGAGCACATTGCCGCCGTGCTGGCCCATGCGCATGCCGCGCTCAGCGTGCTGCCGATTGTCGAAACCGCACGCGGCTTTGCGAATCTTGCGGCGTTGTGCGCGGCGTCACGGGTGAGCCGTATCGTGTTCGGGACGCTCGATTTCCAGATTGACCTTGGCATCGACGGCGACGGTGAAGAACTGCACCTGTTTCGCTCGCAGATCGTGCTGGCCTCGCGGCTGGCGGGCATCGGCGCGCCGGTCGACGGCGTGTCCACTACGATTACCGACGCCGACGCGATCGAAGCCGAGGCGCGGCGCGGACGCCGCTTCGGCTTCGGCGGCAAGCTGTGCATCCATCCGAAGCAGATCGAGGCGGTGCATCGCGCGTATGCATGGAGCGATGCCGAGCAGGCCTGGGCGGCGCGTGTACTGGAGGCGGTGGCGGCGAGCCATGGCGCCGCGGTGGCCGTCGACGGCAAGATGGTCGACCTGCCGGTGATCCTGAAGGCGCGGCGGATTGTCGGTCAGAGCTGA